In Pirellulales bacterium, one genomic interval encodes:
- a CDS encoding metallophosphoesterase has translation EEVRQFLGQVRSAGPDAVLLTGDISDAADVVNRLAQLDDAIARPIYFVLGNHDFYGGSIHGVREAVRQLCRERSNLRYLTGHEPIELVSGTGLIGNDGWADARFGDYERSFVMMNDYKLIAELAGITKAERWPVLKALGDQAAAEIRRTLPAALARFRHVLIATHLPPLREACWHEGQISDDEWAPHFTCKAIGDVLLEIAPEYPDREVTVYCGHTHSPGVARPLANLTIYTGGSEYGRPAIQRMIELDPEPL, from the coding sequence CCGAGGAAGTTAGACAGTTCCTCGGCCAGGTGCGTTCCGCGGGGCCGGATGCCGTGCTGTTGACGGGCGATATCTCGGATGCGGCGGATGTCGTGAATCGGCTCGCGCAGCTCGACGACGCCATCGCCCGGCCGATCTATTTCGTGCTCGGGAATCACGATTTCTATGGCGGCTCGATCCACGGCGTGCGCGAGGCCGTGCGCCAGCTCTGCCGCGAGCGGTCGAATCTGCGCTATCTCACCGGCCACGAGCCGATCGAGCTTGTATCCGGCACGGGACTCATCGGCAACGACGGCTGGGCCGACGCGCGATTCGGCGACTACGAGCGATCGTTCGTGATGATGAACGACTACAAGCTGATCGCCGAACTGGCGGGCATCACCAAAGCCGAGCGCTGGCCGGTGCTCAAGGCGCTCGGCGATCAGGCGGCGGCAGAGATTCGCCGCACGCTGCCCGCGGCGCTAGCGCGCTTTCGACATGTGCTCATCGCAACGCATCTCCCGCCGCTGCGCGAGGCCTGTTGGCACGAAGGGCAAATCTCCGACGACGAATGGGCGCCGCACTTCACCTGCAAAGCGATCGGCGACGTGCTGCTCGAGATCGCTCCGGAGTACCCTGATCGCGAAGTGACCGTCTACTGCGGCCACACCCACAGTCCCGGCGTTGCCCGACCGCTGGCGAACCTCACGATCTACACCGGCGGCAGCGAATACGGCCGCCCGGCGATTCA